A region of Plectropomus leopardus isolate mb chromosome 16, YSFRI_Pleo_2.0, whole genome shotgun sequence DNA encodes the following proteins:
- the efhc1 gene encoding EF-hand domain-containing protein 1, which yields MSWNWNSHGLPFLPGYTFRDVTKPAFHRPQTLDYKNGFALPRRPTVGIGQDPLLSAQMIQQEIDELTFGRPDITCGPHNQSIAQDFIPAHVSLDKKVLRFYAYFQENILFSPEEECRVRPVVIYYYLEDDSMCIIEPTVENSGIPQGKRIKRQHLPKNDFGEHYHWKDLNIGMDLEVYGVKYHITQCDDFTKEFMESEGIVLNDPEAMPEDPYSKRREKPPLSYTTASKFDRMHQFLTMDRKVLRFFALWDDSDALFGDTRPVTIQYFLVDDTVEIREVHEPNSGRYLFSVVMRRQKLPKKIKPECETFPSCVLEVSTEEVDEYYSPKDFQVGQTMTLLGRRFLLYDCDGFTKEYYQKNHPDVEMKPSEIPKQTDPLQERKREFPPYNGFGSLEDSLQNCLSLVPEPPKKNVLKMLENDHKVLRYSARLDSQNPADEDRRFILSYFLSNDMISIFEKPTRNSGIIGGKFLEKTRIPKPGSTVDNPEFYSPADFAIGATVEVFSHRFVLTGADRYVLAYLESNASQIPCQTLQSLQQKLGAGTANTQPADQHGGDVTEPSS from the exons ATGTCGTGGAACTGGAACAGCCACGGACTACCATTTTTACCGGGATACACTTTTCGGGATGTAACG AAGCCAGCCTTCCATCGTCCCCAAACACTTGACTATAAGAATGGCTTCGCTCTGCCCCGCCGCCCCACTGTGGGCATTGGACAGGATCCGCTTTTATCAGCGCAGATGATCCAGCAGGAGATCGATGAGTTGACCTTTGGAAGACCAGATATTACTTGTGGCCCCCATAACCAGAGCATAGCCCAAGACTTCATCCCAGCTCATGTGTCCCTGGACAAGAAG GTGCTGCGCTTCTATGCATACTTTCAGGAAAACATCCTGTTTTCCCCTGAGGAGGAGTGCCGCGTGCGCCCTGTGGTCATTTACTACTACCTTGAAGATGACAGTATGTGCATTATTGAGCCCACAGTGGAGAATTCTGGGATACCGCAGGGGAAACGCATCAAGCGCCAGCATCTGCCCAAGAATGACTTTGGAGAGCATTATCATTGGAAAGACCTTAATATTGGCATGGATCTGGAGGTGTACGGGGTCAAGTACCACATCACACAGTGCGATGATTTTACAAAG GAATTCATGGAGAGTGAGGGTATTGTTCTGAACGACCCTGAGGCGATGCCTGAGGATCCTTACAGCAAACGTCGTGAAAAGCCTCCGCTTTCCTACACAACAGCCTCTAAATTTGACCGCATGCATCAGTTTCTCACCATGGACCGTAag GTGCTGCGTTTCTTCGCCCTGTGGGACGATTCTGACGCTCTCTTCGGGGACACCAGGCCTGTTACCATCCAGTATTTCCTGGTAGATGACACGGTGGAGATCCGAGAGGTCCACGAACCCAACAGCGGCCGGTATCTCTTCTCTGTCGTGATGCGCAGACAGAAGCTGCCCAAGAAAATCAAACCAGAGTGTG AGACATTTCCCAGCTGTGTGCTGGAGGTTTCAACAGAGGAAGTAGATGAGTACTACTCCCCCAAAGATTTCCAGGTGGGTCAAACTATGACGCTGCTGGGCCGTCGCTTCCTGCTGTACGACTGCGATGGCTTCACCAAAGAGTATTACCAAAAGAACCACCCTGATGTGGAGATGAAACCCTCCGAAATACCAAAACAGACTGACCCGCTTCAGGAGAGGAAAAGG GAGTTTCCTCCCTATAATGGTTTTGGTTCCCTTGAAGACTCTCTCCAGAATTGCTTGTCTTTAGTTCCTGAGCCTCCCAAGAAGAATGTGCTAAAGATGCTGGAAAACGACCACAAAGTGTTGCGCTACAGTGCCAGGCTG GACTCCCAGAATCCTGCAGATGAGGACAGACGTTTCATACTGTCCTACTTCCTGTCCAATGACATGAtcagtatttttgaaaagcCCACTCGCAATTCTGGCATCATCGGTGGCAAGTTCCTGGAAAAGACGCGCATCCCCAAACCTGGCTCGACAGTGGACAATCCCGAGTTCTACTCACCTGCAGACTTTGCTATTGGAGCCACTGTGGAGG ttttcagcCACCGCTTTGTGTTAACCGGCGCTGACCGATACGTGCTGGCATACCTGGAGTCCAATGCAAGCCAGATCCCATGTCAGACACTGCAGTCTTTACAGCAGAAGCTGGGTGCGGGGACTGCAAATACTCAGCCGGCTGACCAACatg GTGGTGATGTCACAGAGCCATCTTCATGA